The proteins below are encoded in one region of Lytechinus pictus isolate F3 Inbred chromosome 11, Lp3.0, whole genome shotgun sequence:
- the LOC129271824 gene encoding ATP synthase subunit delta, mitochondrial-like, with translation MFYSNASVKQVDVPSGTGSFGILAQHVPSLAVLKPGTILVTEDDGSISKFFVSSGMITVNDDSSVQILAEMAAPVEDLDSQAIKEGMTKAQQELAAAATDLARAEAQIAVEVHEAMDAAVNK, from the exons atgttCTACTCAAATGCCAGTGTGAAGCAAGTTGATGTTCCTTCAGGCACCGGAAGTTTTGGTATTCTTGCTCAACATGTACCATCATTAGCTGTTTTGAAACCTGGCACGATCCTAGTCACGGAGGATGACGGTTCTATTAGCAAATTCTTTG TGAGCAGTGGTATGATCACAGTCAATGATGACTCATCTGTCCAGATTCTAGCTGAGATGGCTGCTCCGGTGGAGGATCTTGATTCACAG GCAATCAAAGAAGGAATGACCAAGGCCCAACAGGAGCTGGCTGCAGCAGCCACAGATCTTGCCCGTGCTGAGGCTCAAATTGCTGTGGAAGTTCACGAAGCGATGGACGCTGCCGTCAACAAGTAG